One genomic segment of Methylocystis bryophila includes these proteins:
- a CDS encoding type IV secretion system protein VirB3 has translation MIGRQAKPRLDPLVGGLTRPPMMLGIPYVLFVMEWCVVVLIFINTKNLLVFLLFAPIHGVAYALTVRDIRFVDILLVRYGKCPITRNHRFWGGDSYKP, from the coding sequence ATGATCGGGCGCCAGGCAAAACCCCGTCTCGACCCGCTCGTCGGCGGCCTCACTAGGCCGCCCATGATGCTCGGCATCCCCTATGTGCTGTTCGTTATGGAATGGTGCGTCGTCGTTCTCATCTTCATCAACACCAAGAACCTCCTGGTGTTCTTGCTCTTCGCGCCCATCCACGGCGTCGCTTACGCGCTCACGGTCCGGGACATCCGCTTCGTCGATATTTTGCTCGTCCGCTACGGCAAATGCCCCATCACCCGAAATCACCGATTTTGGGGCGGCGACTCCTACAAGCCTTGA
- a CDS encoding TrbC/VirB2 family protein — protein sequence MKVSSRSDALFLSLLVGLALVAGTDSALAQTATFQPLNTALTSVLQFMTGTFATTAATVAVAAVGYLALTSRIPWSWAFSVIVGVALIFGAAQIVQSLTNG from the coding sequence ATGAAGGTTTCTTCGCGTTCCGACGCGCTGTTCTTAAGTCTTTTGGTCGGATTAGCGCTGGTTGCTGGAACCGATTCGGCGCTCGCGCAGACCGCGACCTTCCAGCCCCTGAACACGGCGCTGACGAGCGTGCTTCAATTTATGACAGGCACGTTTGCGACGACCGCCGCGACTGTCGCCGTGGCCGCCGTCGGCTATCTCGCGCTCACTTCGCGCATTCCGTGGTCGTGGGCCTTCTCGGTCATCGTCGGCGTCGCCCTCATTTTCGGAGCCGCGCAAATCGTCCAATCGCTCACGAACGGGTAG
- a CDS encoding lytic transglycosylase domain-containing protein, translated as MRNALRLALCLLPTIAAADERKSAPEGSVRVALAPISAAPRSLPPQPADSGACSAEMDPQSLRELVQTEARQAGVDEKLALAILESESSNGANLNSLRGARGPMMLMPQTAAQYGVMDICNPVENVRGSMLFLKDLAREFQGNMMLVAAAYNAGSERVYEAKGVPANSETVRYVAAVTNQYYGLGDLSALRGKHGAPRSHAFQDASESQSSRTRKSRSERDQAWIGGSVLYVSSDEEGESK; from the coding sequence ATGCGCAACGCACTCCGCCTCGCCCTCTGTCTTCTCCCCACGATCGCGGCCGCCGACGAGCGAAAGTCCGCGCCGGAGGGAAGTGTGCGGGTCGCCTTGGCGCCCATCTCAGCCGCGCCGCGGAGCTTGCCGCCGCAGCCTGCCGACTCGGGCGCCTGCTCGGCCGAGATGGACCCGCAGAGCTTGCGAGAGCTGGTCCAAACCGAGGCGAGACAAGCAGGGGTCGACGAAAAGCTCGCTCTGGCGATTCTGGAAAGTGAGTCCTCGAACGGGGCCAATCTCAATTCACTGAGAGGCGCGCGCGGGCCGATGATGCTCATGCCGCAGACCGCCGCCCAATATGGCGTCATGGACATCTGCAACCCCGTCGAGAACGTCCGCGGGTCGATGTTGTTCCTCAAGGACCTCGCGAGAGAATTCCAGGGCAACATGATGCTCGTCGCCGCCGCCTACAACGCCGGCAGCGAGCGCGTCTATGAGGCAAAGGGCGTGCCGGCGAATTCGGAAACGGTTCGCTACGTCGCCGCCGTCACCAATCAATATTACGGGCTCGGCGATCTCTCGGCCCTGCGCGGAAAGCACGGGGCTCCGAGGAGCCACGCTTTTCAGGACGCGTCAGAAAGCCAATCGTCGCGAACCCGAAAAAGCCGCTCGGAGAGAGACCAGGCGTGGATCGGCGGGTCGGTTCTCTACGTTTCCTCAGACGAAGAAGGAGAGAGCAAATGA
- a CDS encoding thermonuclease family protein, with the protein MDLRHLGVSRGLVLCVLALIAPSSAAAQQAGSSSGASPASPAPKIAPLPVFDISSAGIEFQTGDTWSQNGRTFRLYGVQSCIRGTTFTNAAGIKRDCGEVSIAYFAALIKDAKPRCTALAQSGPVTFAVCAAHIGAQTLDLGTILITQGFAFAATDPNGRPVNFQYAVAEGEAQKNQRGLWASPDLPYPSAILRNAYQKAH; encoded by the coding sequence ATGGATCTGCGTCACCTTGGCGTCTCTCGTGGGCTGGTGCTCTGCGTGCTCGCTTTGATCGCGCCCTCGAGCGCCGCGGCTCAACAGGCGGGGTCTTCAAGCGGCGCAAGTCCCGCGTCTCCAGCGCCGAAGATCGCGCCGCTTCCCGTCTTCGACATTTCCTCCGCCGGGATCGAATTCCAAACGGGAGACACTTGGTCCCAAAACGGGCGGACTTTCCGGCTCTATGGAGTTCAGTCCTGCATTCGCGGGACGACCTTCACGAATGCCGCCGGCATAAAGCGCGATTGCGGAGAGGTCTCGATCGCTTATTTCGCCGCGCTGATCAAAGACGCGAAACCTCGATGCACGGCGCTTGCGCAATCCGGCCCCGTCACCTTCGCCGTCTGCGCCGCCCACATAGGCGCGCAAACGCTGGACCTCGGCACGATCCTCATCACACAGGGCTTCGCTTTCGCCGCCACCGATCCCAACGGGAGGCCCGTGAACTTCCAATACGCCGTTGCAGAAGGCGAGGCGCAGAAAAACCAGCGGGGCCTCTGGGCTTCGCCAGATCTCCCTTACCCATCGGCGATTCTCAGAAACGCCTACCAGAAAGCCCACTGA
- a CDS encoding DUF7146 domain-containing protein translates to MKADAATIAKILGGKPEGGGYLCSCPVKGHGKGRGDLRPSLSVSDGKRALVFHCFAGCKPRDIIAALNALAPDHGPKPRFEGRTPRRPTTKSKTTTALALKLWKAALPVAGTPAETYLRARSLPPVPPPTIRFLPSYRYDETRRFPCLIAAVQAPSRAIVAVQLTFLDPSGLRKADVPHPRHAIGPLGDGLLRLAPAAEHIGLAEGFETAWAASLLHDGIPVWATLGADRYAIVTLPPIVRRVTIFADYDAPGLSAALSFFERHPELEVWIATPTKMGDDFARVWELRSPVVECDYATH, encoded by the coding sequence ATGAAGGCCGACGCCGCGACAATAGCCAAAATCCTCGGCGGAAAGCCCGAGGGCGGCGGTTACCTCTGCTCCTGTCCCGTGAAAGGGCATGGCAAGGGGCGCGGCGATCTCCGTCCGTCCCTCAGTGTTTCCGACGGAAAGCGCGCGCTCGTCTTCCATTGCTTCGCTGGCTGCAAACCCCGCGACATTATCGCTGCCTTGAATGCACTTGCGCCGGATCACGGCCCCAAGCCCCGCTTTGAAGGCCGAACGCCTCGCAGGCCCACGACGAAATCGAAGACCACCACGGCCCTTGCGCTGAAACTTTGGAAGGCGGCGCTTCCCGTCGCCGGCACGCCCGCAGAAACTTACCTTCGCGCACGCAGCCTGCCGCCAGTCCCGCCGCCCACCATTCGCTTCCTTCCCTCCTATCGCTATGACGAAACGCGGCGCTTTCCATGCCTCATCGCGGCGGTGCAAGCGCCCTCGCGCGCGATCGTCGCCGTTCAATTGACCTTCCTCGACCCTTCCGGGCTTCGAAAGGCCGATGTGCCGCACCCGCGACACGCGATCGGGCCGCTGGGCGATGGACTTCTGAGGCTTGCGCCCGCCGCAGAGCATATCGGGCTCGCAGAAGGTTTCGAGACCGCATGGGCAGCGTCGCTGCTTCACGACGGAATCCCCGTTTGGGCGACGCTCGGCGCCGACCGCTATGCGATCGTCACGCTCCCACCAATCGTAAGGCGCGTCACGATTTTTGCCGACTACGATGCGCCGGGTCTATCGGCCGCTCTCTCATTCTTTGAGCGCCACCCGGAACTCGAGGTGTGGATCGCGACGCCGACAAAGATGGGGGATGATTTCGCGCGCGTGTGGGAACTCCGATCGCCCGTCGTCGAATGCGATTACGCCACGCACTGA
- a CDS encoding ATP-dependent nuclease, whose translation MRITRLSIANFRSIKALELDLNDTTVLIGPNNAGKTAILDAVRIVLTRRWGQRGTGFTEYDVHLADEHADPKAPPGVSIEIRVEERLAGEWPEALQQDLDEIVQTDPVTGKTFIILRASCAWNETAGSFEPSWIFLNAGRAPLVGGSARRMNLERFWRYLPVFYLGALRDVEDEFSPRSQFWGRLLRAMEIPPALDTKVQRVLDLLNKKLLQADPRLAQIAATLSSATRVAARDRDGSVDLRLVPLKSWDLLSKAEIVLRNEPDWPWLPLQRHGQGVQSLSVIFLFQAFVEHLLTELYEADSAPVLALEEPETHLHPQAARTLWTHIKALPGQKIITTHSPYFVQHVPFRDLRLVRLTENGTEVLSLPLNFSARIPHVAALDAIVAKSGGQIEYDRAAELLTIHGRLEEQRYRDLLTCYGTHAERAVIHGVLRDLRDRALLFIGDDELRALETFARRIRGEIFFARRWFIVEGQAEYLLVHAMARELAYDLDEHGVAVIDAQNNGNPAIFAALARALAIPWLAVFDGDSAGHGYCQSIAARDFDAAFVAVRCRTLAAGDIEAQMLADGLGAELKTALTAVGVADAASADQAALLDHLRGHKTAYAAELAAMMRGNSALVAQMPQAFRDAIADLRGLA comes from the coding sequence ATGCGCATCACGCGTCTCAGCATCGCAAACTTCCGCTCGATCAAGGCGCTCGAGCTTGATCTAAATGACACGACCGTCCTCATTGGACCCAATAATGCGGGCAAGACTGCCATCCTCGACGCCGTGCGGATCGTCCTCACGCGCCGCTGGGGACAGCGCGGCACAGGCTTTACCGAATACGATGTTCATCTCGCCGACGAGCATGCTGACCCAAAAGCGCCTCCCGGCGTCTCGATAGAAATCCGCGTCGAAGAGCGGCTAGCAGGGGAATGGCCCGAGGCCCTTCAGCAGGATCTCGACGAGATTGTCCAGACTGACCCCGTCACGGGCAAGACCTTTATCATTCTCCGCGCAAGCTGCGCCTGGAATGAGACGGCGGGAAGTTTTGAGCCATCGTGGATTTTCCTCAATGCGGGTCGTGCGCCGCTTGTTGGTGGTTCGGCTCGGCGCATGAATCTCGAACGCTTCTGGCGGTATCTGCCGGTATTCTATCTCGGCGCACTGCGCGACGTGGAGGACGAGTTTTCTCCGCGCTCCCAGTTCTGGGGTCGGCTGCTCAGAGCCATGGAGATTCCGCCAGCCTTAGATACTAAGGTGCAGCGCGTTCTCGACCTTTTGAACAAGAAGCTATTACAAGCTGACCCGCGCCTTGCCCAGATTGCGGCGACGCTCTCCAGCGCGACGCGGGTCGCCGCCCGCGACCGCGACGGCAGCGTGGACTTGCGGCTCGTTCCTCTCAAGTCCTGGGACTTGCTGTCCAAAGCTGAGATCGTCCTGCGCAACGAACCGGATTGGCCGTGGCTCCCGCTGCAACGCCACGGCCAAGGCGTTCAGAGCCTTTCTGTCATCTTCCTGTTCCAGGCATTCGTCGAACATCTTCTCACCGAACTTTACGAGGCTGACAGCGCCCCCGTCCTGGCGCTTGAAGAACCAGAAACGCATCTGCATCCCCAAGCGGCACGAACTCTGTGGACGCATATCAAGGCGTTACCCGGCCAGAAGATCATCACCACCCACTCGCCCTACTTCGTACAGCACGTTCCGTTCCGCGACTTGCGCTTGGTGCGGCTGACTGAAAACGGAACCGAGGTACTGTCGCTTCCCTTAAATTTTTCAGCACGCATCCCGCATGTGGCGGCCCTCGATGCCATCGTTGCCAAGAGCGGTGGACAGATTGAATACGACCGCGCTGCCGAGCTGCTGACGATACACGGCAGGCTTGAAGAGCAGCGTTACCGTGATCTGCTCACCTGTTACGGCACTCACGCCGAGAGGGCCGTGATCCACGGTGTCTTGCGTGACCTTCGTGACCGCGCACTGCTGTTCATTGGCGATGACGAACTGAGGGCTCTCGAAACCTTTGCTCGGCGGATACGCGGTGAGATCTTCTTCGCGAGACGGTGGTTCATCGTGGAGGGGCAGGCCGAATATCTGCTCGTGCACGCCATGGCACGTGAACTCGCCTATGATCTCGATGAACACGGCGTCGCCGTGATCGACGCCCAGAATAACGGTAACCCAGCTATCTTTGCCGCGCTCGCGCGTGCGCTCGCCATACCGTGGCTGGCGGTTTTCGACGGTGACAGCGCCGGACACGGATATTGCCAAAGCATCGCGGCACGGGATTTTGATGCGGCGTTTGTGGCGGTCCGCTGCAGAACCCTTGCCGCTGGCGACATCGAGGCACAGATGCTTGCCGACGGGCTTGGTGCTGAACTCAAAACCGCGTTGACCGCCGTTGGCGTCGCCGATGCGGCCTCGGCCGATCAGGCAGCGCTGCTCGACCACCTGCGGGGTCATAAGACGGCCTATGCGGCTGAACTGGCCGCCATGATGCGCGGAAATTCCGCGTTGGTAGCTCAGATGCCTCAGGCATTTCGCGATGCGATTGCGGACCTTCGGGGGTTGGCATGA